One region of Carassius carassius chromosome 41, fCarCar2.1, whole genome shotgun sequence genomic DNA includes:
- the LOC132123392 gene encoding dipeptidyl peptidase 1-like, whose amino-acid sequence MRALALIVLLAFIGGSAADTPANCTYEDLLGTWIFNVYNVGQDRTINCSSTGRSVKTVTVDLQKLSVAVDDLGHTGFFTLIYNQGFEVVINDYKWFGFFKYSKQGSEVTSYCDQTLPGWVHDVLGNNWACFTGKKVQPIPPRIEHNHMFGSEHNLLMKLPYTNNMEFVNQINSVQKSWKATAYSLHETFTIQEMLRRSGGHASRVPRRVRPVTVSADSKMAAGLPEHWDWRDVNGVSYVSPVRNQARCGSCYSFSTMGMLEARIRIQTNNTQQTVFSPQQVVSCSQYSQGCDGGFPYLIGKYIQDFGIVEEDCFPYTGDDSPCKVPEKCTRYYASDYHYVGGFYGGCSEAAMMLELVRNGPIGVALEVYPDFMKYKEGIYHHTGLRDSNNPFELTNHAVLLVGYGKCHKTGEKYWIVKNSWGTGWGENGFFRIRRGTDECAIESIAVAATPIAKL is encoded by the exons ATGCGCGCACTCGCCCTCATTGTTTTGTTGGCGTTCATCGGCGGGTCTGCGGCCGACACCCCTGCCAATTGCACCTACGAGGACCTGCTGGGCACCTGGATCTTTAACGTATATAATGTGGGTCAAGACCGAACCATCAACTGCTCCAGCACAG GAAGGTCAGTGAAAACGGTCACTGTGGACCTGCAGAAGTTGTCTGTTGCTGTGGATGATCTCGGTCACACTGGCTTCTTCACTCTCATCTATAACCAGGGTTTTGAAGTGGTGATCAATGACTACAAGTGGTTCGGGTTTTTCAAG TATTCGAAGCAGGGTTCAGAGGTCACCAGTTACTGCGATCAGACACTGCCCGGTTGGGTTCATGATGTTTTGGGGAATAACTGGGCCTGTTTTACTGGGAAGAAGGTGCAGCCCATCCCACCTCGAATCGAACACAATCACATGTTTGGATCTGAACACAATCT GCTCATGAAGCTGCCATACACAAACAACATGGAGTTTGTGAATCAGATAAACTCTGTTCAGAAGTCCTGGAAAGCGACAGCATACAGTCTCCATGAGACCTTCACCATACAGGAGATGCTGAGAAGATCAGGAGGACATGCTTCACGTGTACCACG acgTGTCAGACCTGTGACGGTTTCTGCTGACAGTAAGATGGCAGCCGGTCTTCCAGAACACTGGGACTGGAGAGACGTGAACGGAGTCAGTTATGTTAGCCCTGTCCGCaaccaag CTCGATGCGGCAGCTGTTACTCTTTCTCCACTATGGGGATGCTAGAAGCACGAATCCGAATCCAAACGAACAACACGCAGCAGACCGTGTTCAGTCCACAGCAAGTGGTGTCCTGCTCCCAGTATTCTCAAG GTTGTGATGGAGGTTTTCCGTACCTGATTGGTAAATACATCCAGGACTTTGGTATTGTGGAGGAGGATTGTTTCCCGTACACCGGGGATGATTCTCCCTGCAAAGTACCTGAGAAATGCACAAGGTACTACGCCTCTGATTATCACTATGTGGGTGGGTTTTATGGCGGCTGCAGTGAGGCGGCCATGATGCTGGAGCTGGTCAGGAATGGCCCCATTGGCGTGGCCCTGGAGGTCTACCCAGATTTCATGAAATACAAGGAGGGCATCTACCATCACACTGGCCTCCGTGACTCCAACAATCCATTTGAGTTGACCAATCATGCAGTGTTGTTGGTGGGGTATGGGAAGTGCCATAAGACCGGCGAAAAGTACTGGATCGTGAAGAACAGCTGGGGAACCGGATGGGGCGAGAATGGGTTTTTCAGAATCCGTCGTGGAACGGATGAATGCGCCATTGAGAGCATTGCTGTAGCTGCTACACCAATCGCCAAACTTTAG
- the LOC132123155 gene encoding ras-related protein Rab-38-like — protein MQNHHLKEHLYKILVIGDLGVGKTSIIKRYVHQNFSANYRATIGVDFALKVLNLEQETVRLQLWDIAGQERFGNMTRVYYREAMGAFIVFDVTRPSTFEAVAKWKEDLDAKLSLSNGKHVAAVLLANKCDQGRDVLTNNGIKMEQFCQENGFVGWFETSAKENINIDEAAHCLVKHIIANENDLLQSEVADTISPQQETSRGGTCSSCFRS, from the exons atgcagaaccaTCACCTGAAGGAGCACTTGTATAAAATCCTGGTGATCGGGGATCTGGGTGTGGGGAAAACCAGCATCATCAAGCGCTACGTGCACCAGAACTTCTCAGCGAACTACCGCGCGACCATCGGCGTGGATTTCGCGCTCAAAGTTCTCAACCTTGAACAGGAGACCGTTAGACTGCAACTCTGGGACATCGCCG GCCAGGAGCGTTTCGGGAACATGACGCGGGTGTATTACCGAGAGGCCATGGGAGCCTTTATTGTTTTTGACGTCACACGGCCATCAACATTCGAGGCCGTGGCCAAGTGGAAGGAGGATCTGGATGCCAAGCTGAGTTTATCCAACGGCAAACACGTGGCGGCCGTATTGCTCGCCAACAAGTGCGATCAGGGCAGAGACGTTCTCACCAACAATGGCATCAAGATGGAGCAGTTCTGCCAGGAGAACGGCTTCGTGGGATGGTTTGAAACTTCAGCCAAG gagAACATTAATATAGATGAGGCCGCACACTGTCTGGTGAAGCACATTATAGCTAATGAGAATGATCTGCTGCAGTCCGAGGTTGCAGACACCATCTCGCCGCAGCAGGAGACCAGCCGAGGAGGAACCTGCTCGTCGTGTTTCAGGTCCTGA